The following are encoded in a window of Acinonyx jubatus isolate Ajub_Pintada_27869175 chromosome D4, VMU_Ajub_asm_v1.0, whole genome shotgun sequence genomic DNA:
- the ENTPD8 gene encoding ectonucleoside triphosphate diphosphohydrolase 8 isoform X5, with product MSSCPQTPSLGLCLTRGPPTRPSLCTGGQQTRRTTRAWSARPWSARRKQISRSTYRKSGSERLSELPKWHRWSVWNWTRTYMCLHRSGPGISSYASNPAQAGESLQGCLEEALALIPEAQQRKTPLFLGATAGMRLLSQKNSSQARDIFAAVTQVLGKSPLDFWGAELLAGQDEGALGWITINYVLGMLVKYSFSGEWIQPLEGTLVGALDMGGASTQITFVPGGPILDKSTQTTFRLYGSEHSVYTHSYLCFGRDQMLSRLLAQLVQLRPPGPPPMLPQRLLGHAVPGRPLRVPLCAHSSPCRAGREPHCGRDREPRGLYLSHPGPLQLLQLPGPRTLCLQWGLPAPCAGPVLCLLELLLHLPLPESHLQAATGHCQRHHLGVLPEALEAGGGQLARAGPLAS from the exons ATGTCCTCCTGCCCACAGACACCAAG TTTGGGATTGTGTTTGACGCGGGGTCCTCCCACACGTCCCTCTTTGTGTACCGGTGGCCAGCAGACAAGGAGAACGACACGGGCGTGGTCAGCCAGGCCCTGGTCTGCCAGGCGAAAG CAAATCAGCAGATCAACCTACAGGAAaagtggctcagagaggttgagtgaatTACCCAAGTGGCACAGATGGTCAGTGTGGAACTGGACCAGAACCTACATGTGCCTGCACAGAAGTG GGCCTGGAATCTCCTCCTATGCCTCCAATCCTGCACAAGCCGGTGAGAGCCTgcagggctgcctggaggaagcGCTGGCGCTGATCCCAGAGGCACAGCAGCGGAAGACGCCCCTGTTCCTGGGGGCCACGGCTGGCATGAGGCTACTCAG CCAGAAGAATAGCTCTCAGGCAAGAGACATCTTCGCGGCGGTCACCCAGGTCCTGGGCAAGTCCCCCCTGGACTTCTGGGGTGCTGAGCTTCTGGCCGGGCAGGACGAGGGTGCTTTAGGTTGGATCACCATTAACTACGTCCTGGGCATGCTGGTCAAG TACTCCTTCTCTGGAGAATGGATCCAGCCTCTGGAGGGGACACTGGTGGGCGCCCTGGACATGGGTGGAGCCTCCACCCAGATCACCTTTGTGCCTGGAGGCCCCATACTGGACAAGAGCACCCAGACCACCTTCCGCCTCTATGGATCTGAGCACAGTGTCTACACGCACAGCTACCTCTGTTTCGGGCGGGACCAGATGCTGAGCAGGCTTCTGGCACAGCTGGTGCAG CTCCGGCCCCCTGGTCCGCCACCCATGCTACCACAGCGGCTACTGGGCCACGCTGTCCCCGGCCGCCCTCTACGAGTCCCCCTGTGTGCACACAGCAGCCCCTGCAGAGCTGGCCGGGAGCCTCACTGTGGAAGGGACAGGGAACCCCGGGGCTTGTATCTCAGCCATCCGGGGCCTCTTCAACTTCTCCAGCTGCCAGGGCCGAGGACACTGTGCCTTCAATGGGGTCTACCAGCCCCCTGTGCGGGGCCCGTTCTAT gcctTCTCGAACTTCTACTACACCTTCCGCTTCCTGAATCTCACCTCCAAGCAGCCACTGGCCACTGTCAACGCCACCATCTGGGAGTTCTGCCAGAGGCCCTGGAAGCAG GTGGAGGCCAGCTCGCCCGGGCAGGACCGCTGGCTTCGTGA
- the ENTPD8 gene encoding ectonucleoside triphosphate diphosphohydrolase 8 isoform X4 encodes MGLTWKPRVLTALLGAAVASGLTTLILILVEATDVLLPTDTKFGIVFDAGSSHTSLFVYRWPADKENDTGVVSQALVCQAKGPGISSYASNPAQAGESLQGCLEEALALIPEAQQRKTPLFLGATAGMRLLSQKNSSQARDIFAAVTQVLGKSPLDFWGAELLAGQDEGALGWITINYVLGMLVKYSFSGEWIQPLEGTLVGALDMGGASTQITFVPGGPILDKSTQTTFRLYGSEHSVYTHSYLCFGRDQMLSRLLAQLVQSSSGPLVRHPCYHSGYWATLSPAALYESPCVHTAAPAELAGSLTVEGTGNPGACISAIRGLFNFSSCQGRGHCAFNGVYQPPVRGPFYAFSNFYYTFRFLNLTSKQPLATVNATIWEFCQRPWKQVEASSPGQDRWLRDYCTSGLYILTLLLEGYGFSEETWPGIEFRKQAGGTEMGWTLGYMLNLTSMIPAEVPARWRAQSYGIWAAGVVFAVLTLAVTLGAVAGQLLWPQG; translated from the exons atGGGGCTGACCTGGAAGCCGCGGGTTCTCACAGCACTGCTCGGGGCGGCAGTGGCCTCAGGCCTCACCACGCTCATTCTCATCCTGGTGGAGGCCACTGATGTCCTCCTGCCCACAGACACCAAG TTTGGGATTGTGTTTGACGCGGGGTCCTCCCACACGTCCCTCTTTGTGTACCGGTGGCCAGCAGACAAGGAGAACGACACGGGCGTGGTCAGCCAGGCCCTGGTCTGCCAGGCGAAAG GGCCTGGAATCTCCTCCTATGCCTCCAATCCTGCACAAGCCGGTGAGAGCCTgcagggctgcctggaggaagcGCTGGCGCTGATCCCAGAGGCACAGCAGCGGAAGACGCCCCTGTTCCTGGGGGCCACGGCTGGCATGAGGCTACTCAG CCAGAAGAATAGCTCTCAGGCAAGAGACATCTTCGCGGCGGTCACCCAGGTCCTGGGCAAGTCCCCCCTGGACTTCTGGGGTGCTGAGCTTCTGGCCGGGCAGGACGAGGGTGCTTTAGGTTGGATCACCATTAACTACGTCCTGGGCATGCTGGTCAAG TACTCCTTCTCTGGAGAATGGATCCAGCCTCTGGAGGGGACACTGGTGGGCGCCCTGGACATGGGTGGAGCCTCCACCCAGATCACCTTTGTGCCTGGAGGCCCCATACTGGACAAGAGCACCCAGACCACCTTCCGCCTCTATGGATCTGAGCACAGTGTCTACACGCACAGCTACCTCTGTTTCGGGCGGGACCAGATGCTGAGCAGGCTTCTGGCACAGCTGGTGCAG AGCAGCTCCGGCCCCCTGGTCCGCCACCCATGCTACCACAGCGGCTACTGGGCCACGCTGTCCCCGGCCGCCCTCTACGAGTCCCCCTGTGTGCACACAGCAGCCCCTGCAGAGCTGGCCGGGAGCCTCACTGTGGAAGGGACAGGGAACCCCGGGGCTTGTATCTCAGCCATCCGGGGCCTCTTCAACTTCTCCAGCTGCCAGGGCCGAGGACACTGTGCCTTCAATGGGGTCTACCAGCCCCCTGTGCGGGGCCCGTTCTAT gcctTCTCGAACTTCTACTACACCTTCCGCTTCCTGAATCTCACCTCCAAGCAGCCACTGGCCACTGTCAACGCCACCATCTGGGAGTTCTGCCAGAGGCCCTGGAAGCAG GTGGAGGCCAGCTCGCCCGGGCAGGACCGCTGGCTTCGTGACTACTGTACCTCGGGGCTGTATATTCTCACGCTGCTGCTTGAGGGCTACGGGTTCAGTGAGGAGACTTGGCCTGGCATCGAGTTCCGCAAGCAG GCTGGTGGCACGGAGATGGGCTGGACGCTGGGCTACATGCTGAACCTGACCAGCATGATCCCGGCCGAGGTGCCTGCCCGGTGGCGGGCACAGAGCTATGGCATCTGGGCGGCCGGGGTCGTCTTTGCCGTGCTGACTCTCGCGGTTACTCTGGGGGCTGTGGCAGGCCAGCTCCTCTGGCCCCAGGGCTAA
- the ENTPD8 gene encoding ectonucleoside triphosphate diphosphohydrolase 8 isoform X2 — MSSCPQTPSLGLCLTRGPPTRPSLCTGGQQTRRTTRAWSARPWSARRKQISRSTYRKSGSERLSELPKWHRWSVWNWTRTYMCLHRSGPGISSYASNPAQAGESLQGCLEEALALIPEAQQRKTPLFLGATAGMRLLSQKNSSQARDIFAAVTQVLGKSPLDFWGAELLAGQDEGALGWITINYVLGMLVKYSFSGEWIQPLEGTLVGALDMGGASTQITFVPGGPILDKSTQTTFRLYGSEHSVYTHSYLCFGRDQMLSRLLAQLVQSSSGPLVRHPCYHSGYWATLSPAALYESPCVHTAAPAELAGSLTVEGTGNPGACISAIRGLFNFSSCQGRGHCAFNGVYQPPVRGPFYAFSNFYYTFRFLNLTSKQPLATVNATIWEFCQRPWKQVEASSPGQDRWLRDYCTSGLYILTLLLEGYGFSEETWPGIEFRKQAGGTEMGWTLGYMLNLTSMIPAEVPARWRAQSYGIWAAGVVFAVLTLAVTLGAVAGQLLWPQG; from the exons ATGTCCTCCTGCCCACAGACACCAAG TTTGGGATTGTGTTTGACGCGGGGTCCTCCCACACGTCCCTCTTTGTGTACCGGTGGCCAGCAGACAAGGAGAACGACACGGGCGTGGTCAGCCAGGCCCTGGTCTGCCAGGCGAAAG CAAATCAGCAGATCAACCTACAGGAAaagtggctcagagaggttgagtgaatTACCCAAGTGGCACAGATGGTCAGTGTGGAACTGGACCAGAACCTACATGTGCCTGCACAGAAGTG GGCCTGGAATCTCCTCCTATGCCTCCAATCCTGCACAAGCCGGTGAGAGCCTgcagggctgcctggaggaagcGCTGGCGCTGATCCCAGAGGCACAGCAGCGGAAGACGCCCCTGTTCCTGGGGGCCACGGCTGGCATGAGGCTACTCAG CCAGAAGAATAGCTCTCAGGCAAGAGACATCTTCGCGGCGGTCACCCAGGTCCTGGGCAAGTCCCCCCTGGACTTCTGGGGTGCTGAGCTTCTGGCCGGGCAGGACGAGGGTGCTTTAGGTTGGATCACCATTAACTACGTCCTGGGCATGCTGGTCAAG TACTCCTTCTCTGGAGAATGGATCCAGCCTCTGGAGGGGACACTGGTGGGCGCCCTGGACATGGGTGGAGCCTCCACCCAGATCACCTTTGTGCCTGGAGGCCCCATACTGGACAAGAGCACCCAGACCACCTTCCGCCTCTATGGATCTGAGCACAGTGTCTACACGCACAGCTACCTCTGTTTCGGGCGGGACCAGATGCTGAGCAGGCTTCTGGCACAGCTGGTGCAG AGCAGCTCCGGCCCCCTGGTCCGCCACCCATGCTACCACAGCGGCTACTGGGCCACGCTGTCCCCGGCCGCCCTCTACGAGTCCCCCTGTGTGCACACAGCAGCCCCTGCAGAGCTGGCCGGGAGCCTCACTGTGGAAGGGACAGGGAACCCCGGGGCTTGTATCTCAGCCATCCGGGGCCTCTTCAACTTCTCCAGCTGCCAGGGCCGAGGACACTGTGCCTTCAATGGGGTCTACCAGCCCCCTGTGCGGGGCCCGTTCTAT gcctTCTCGAACTTCTACTACACCTTCCGCTTCCTGAATCTCACCTCCAAGCAGCCACTGGCCACTGTCAACGCCACCATCTGGGAGTTCTGCCAGAGGCCCTGGAAGCAG GTGGAGGCCAGCTCGCCCGGGCAGGACCGCTGGCTTCGTGACTACTGTACCTCGGGGCTGTATATTCTCACGCTGCTGCTTGAGGGCTACGGGTTCAGTGAGGAGACTTGGCCTGGCATCGAGTTCCGCAAGCAG GCTGGTGGCACGGAGATGGGCTGGACGCTGGGCTACATGCTGAACCTGACCAGCATGATCCCGGCCGAGGTGCCTGCCCGGTGGCGGGCACAGAGCTATGGCATCTGGGCGGCCGGGGTCGTCTTTGCCGTGCTGACTCTCGCGGTTACTCTGGGGGCTGTGGCAGGCCAGCTCCTCTGGCCCCAGGGCTAA